The following coding sequences are from one Aeromicrobium duanguangcaii window:
- a CDS encoding acetyl-CoA C-acetyltransferase translates to MTEAFIYDAIRTPRGRGKKTGSLHEVKPISLVNGLLDEMRVRNPDLDPNQVDDVILGVVSPVGDQGADIARTAVLAAGFGEQVAGVQLNRFCASGLESVNQAAARVKSGWEDLIVAGGVESMSRVPMGSDGGAWAMDPKTSLDTGFAPQGIGADLIATLEGYSREDVDTFAAESQARAAKAIANGYFDKSIVPVKDLSGLTILDHDEFVREGTTVESLSGLKPSFADIGDLGGFDAVALQKYVDVDRINHVHHAGNSSGIVDGASLVLIGNERAGERHGLKPRARIVSTAVIGSEPTIMLTGPGPACRKALDKAGLSIEDIDLLEINEAFAAVALKLMRDLDDFPHDRTNVNGGSIAMGHPLGATGAMILGTLVDELERREKRYGMATLCIGGGMGIATIVERI, encoded by the coding sequence ATGACCGAGGCATTCATCTACGACGCCATCCGTACCCCTCGTGGGCGCGGCAAGAAGACCGGGTCGCTCCACGAGGTCAAGCCGATCTCGCTGGTCAACGGCCTGCTCGACGAGATGCGGGTGCGCAACCCTGATCTCGATCCCAACCAGGTCGACGACGTCATCCTGGGCGTCGTGTCGCCCGTGGGCGACCAGGGCGCCGACATCGCCCGCACCGCCGTGCTGGCCGCCGGATTCGGCGAGCAGGTCGCCGGTGTGCAGCTCAACCGCTTCTGCGCCTCGGGCCTGGAGTCGGTCAACCAGGCCGCGGCTCGCGTGAAGTCGGGCTGGGAGGACCTCATCGTCGCCGGCGGCGTCGAGTCCATGAGCCGTGTGCCCATGGGTTCCGACGGCGGCGCCTGGGCGATGGACCCCAAGACGTCGCTCGACACGGGCTTCGCGCCCCAGGGCATCGGCGCCGACCTGATCGCCACCCTCGAGGGCTACAGCCGCGAGGACGTCGACACGTTCGCCGCCGAGTCGCAGGCGCGTGCCGCCAAGGCGATCGCCAACGGCTACTTCGACAAGTCGATCGTGCCGGTCAAGGACCTCAGCGGTCTGACGATCCTCGACCACGACGAGTTCGTCCGCGAGGGCACCACCGTCGAGTCGCTGTCGGGCCTGAAGCCCTCCTTCGCCGACATCGGCGACCTCGGCGGCTTCGACGCCGTCGCGCTGCAGAAGTACGTCGACGTCGACCGGATCAACCACGTCCACCACGCGGGCAACAGTTCGGGCATCGTCGACGGCGCCTCGCTGGTGCTGATCGGCAACGAGCGTGCCGGTGAGCGTCACGGCCTCAAGCCGCGTGCGCGCATCGTCTCGACGGCCGTCATCGGCTCCGAGCCGACGATCATGCTGACGGGCCCCGGCCCCGCCTGCCGCAAGGCGCTGGACAAGGCCGGCCTGTCGATCGAGGACATCGACCTGCTCGAGATCAACGAGGCGTTCGCCGCCGTCGCGCTGAAGCTCATGCGCGACCTCGACGACTTCCCGCACGACCGCACCAACGTCAACGGCGGCTCGATCGCGATGGGCCACCCGCTGGGTGCGACCGGCGCGATGATCCTGGGCACGCTCGTCGACGAGCTGGAGCGCCGCGAGAAGCGCTACGGCATGGCCACGCTCTGCATCGGCGGTGGCATGGGTATCGCCACCATCGTCGAGCGCATCTGA
- a CDS encoding VanZ family protein, translating to MQPEPRPYGIAAGIAGAYAVLLALIGWWPRHVDSGLGLVDQPVVHSLADALSVPPGHVVAAGEVMANVVLFVPIGLFLALGWRRASIGVAAAVALAVSVGIEVVQWLAPIDRTASAVDVVVNVAGGCLGFAAVRAVRGRPRAQRWVVGGLAVIVLLVAAVLVRGLTVS from the coding sequence ATGCAGCCCGAGCCCCGTCCGTACGGCATCGCGGCCGGCATCGCCGGCGCCTATGCCGTGCTGCTGGCGCTCATCGGGTGGTGGCCGCGGCACGTCGACTCCGGCCTGGGCCTGGTCGATCAGCCTGTCGTCCACTCGCTGGCGGACGCGCTGTCCGTGCCACCGGGGCACGTGGTCGCGGCGGGCGAGGTGATGGCGAACGTCGTCCTGTTCGTCCCCATCGGCCTGTTCCTCGCCCTCGGCTGGCGTCGGGCGTCGATCGGCGTCGCCGCCGCGGTCGCCCTGGCCGTCTCGGTGGGCATCGAGGTCGTGCAGTGGCTGGCCCCGATCGACCGGACCGCCTCCGCCGTGGACGTCGTCGTCAACGTCGCCGGCGGCTGCCTGGGATTCGCTGCGGTGCGCGCGGTGCGCGGACGCCCCCGCGCGCAGCGGTGGGTGGTGGGCGGTCTCGCCGTGATCGTGCTGCTCGTGGCGGCGGTCCTGGTCCGGGGCCTGACCGTCTCCTGA
- a CDS encoding MerR family transcriptional regulator has translation MNEPVESIGIEQLAERVGMSVRTVRFYAGRGLIPPPRREGRNGYYGADHIARLELVRELQAHGFTLQAIEGYLEKIPADASPDQVALHRTLLAPWMPDLPESVERAALEKRAGRSLSDDDLELLIALGVIEPTPDEDVFRLAPAHLAVGIGFLDAELPIEAAHAARKLILAHGTALANELTALFRDQVWPHLKSSGQPPEATTAMIERFKPLTIQALVTAYEQAVDEQKRETVRRRS, from the coding sequence GTGAACGAGCCCGTGGAGTCGATCGGCATCGAGCAGCTGGCCGAGCGCGTCGGGATGTCGGTGCGCACAGTCCGCTTCTACGCCGGGCGCGGACTCATCCCGCCGCCGCGACGCGAGGGCCGCAACGGGTACTACGGCGCCGACCACATCGCCCGCCTCGAGCTGGTGCGAGAGCTCCAGGCCCACGGCTTCACCCTGCAGGCGATCGAGGGCTACCTCGAGAAGATCCCGGCGGACGCCAGCCCCGACCAGGTCGCGCTCCACCGGACCCTGCTCGCCCCGTGGATGCCGGACCTCCCCGAATCGGTCGAGCGTGCGGCGCTGGAGAAGCGAGCCGGCCGATCGCTCTCCGACGACGACCTGGAGCTGCTCATCGCCCTGGGCGTCATCGAGCCCACTCCCGACGAGGACGTCTTCCGCCTGGCCCCGGCCCACCTGGCCGTCGGCATCGGATTCCTCGACGCGGAGCTGCCGATCGAGGCCGCCCACGCGGCCCGCAAGCTGATCCTGGCCCACGGCACGGCGCTGGCCAACGAGCTGACGGCGCTCTTCCGCGACCAGGTCTGGCCGCACCTGAAGTCCTCCGGGCAGCCGCCCGAGGCGACGACGGCGATGATCGAGCGGTTCAAGCCCCTGACGATCCAGGCGCTGGTCACGGCCTACGAGCAGGCGGTCGACGAGCAGAAGCGCGAGACGGTCCGGCGCCGCAGCTGA
- a CDS encoding class I SAM-dependent methyltransferase: MPSREFKDRIKGSRAAPVAALPLRGRLVGRHVGRQVKEAARWIVRSREHENFTYDLTPRNLEHLAWFVAAVTPCTVTEARGYIAEIEGDAQLRRHAQARARSGPQPGLSDVSIRYGRRVGWYAMVRATRPNVVVETGTDKGLGTLVLAAAVRRNGVGRVVTVDVDSAAGHLIAEPYAGFIDQRIGDSLDLLTGFGEPVDLFLHDSLHTPEHEAAEFAAVAPLLSSDALVLSDNAHVTSELASWAEATGRRFLFFDERPAGHWYPGAGIGVAVSS; the protein is encoded by the coding sequence ATGCCCAGCCGAGAGTTCAAGGACCGGATCAAGGGGAGCCGCGCGGCCCCGGTGGCCGCTCTACCGCTGCGCGGTCGCCTCGTGGGACGCCACGTGGGGCGTCAGGTCAAGGAGGCGGCGCGGTGGATCGTCCGGTCGCGTGAGCACGAGAACTTCACGTACGACCTCACGCCGCGGAACCTGGAGCATCTGGCCTGGTTCGTCGCTGCCGTGACGCCTTGCACGGTGACCGAGGCGCGGGGATACATCGCCGAGATCGAGGGCGATGCGCAACTGCGCCGGCATGCGCAGGCGCGCGCTCGCTCCGGCCCGCAGCCGGGGCTCTCGGACGTCTCGATCCGGTACGGACGCCGCGTCGGCTGGTACGCGATGGTGCGCGCGACGCGGCCGAACGTGGTCGTCGAGACGGGCACGGACAAGGGACTGGGCACGCTGGTGCTGGCTGCGGCCGTGCGACGCAACGGCGTGGGCCGGGTCGTGACGGTCGACGTCGACTCCGCGGCCGGTCATCTCATCGCGGAGCCCTACGCGGGGTTCATCGATCAACGCATCGGGGATTCCCTCGACCTGCTGACCGGCTTCGGCGAGCCGGTCGACCTGTTCCTGCACGACAGCCTGCACACACCCGAGCACGAGGCCGCCGAGTTCGCGGCCGTGGCTCCACTCCTCTCATCGGACGCCCTCGTGCTCTCCGACAACGCGCACGTCACCTCGGAGCTGGCGTCGTGGGCCGAAGCGACCGGACGGCGGTTCCTGTTCTTCGACGAGCGTCCGGCCGGGCACTGGTATCCGGGCGCCGGGATCGGGGTTGCCGTCTCGTCCTGA
- a CDS encoding FkbM family methyltransferase, translated as MPSVATRLRNRAVTAAFPALFRVDERRSDLVRLGTPYGGWWVPESLLGPESVCYLGGIGTDISFDLAMIERFGCRVWGIDPTPKALDWLGDQTLPEQFSFLPVGLAGERGELKFFLPENPEHVSASVKNLQNTGDYFTAPVQTIAQTMEALGHDHVDLVKLDIEGAEHETIRRMLADGIHPKVLLVEYDQPEPVAWPRATTRLLRENGYRLVKLEKLNLTFVRQEEPVRHAG; from the coding sequence GTGCCCTCCGTCGCCACGCGACTTCGCAATCGAGCCGTCACGGCGGCGTTCCCCGCGCTGTTCCGGGTTGACGAGCGCCGGTCGGACCTGGTCCGTCTCGGGACGCCGTACGGCGGGTGGTGGGTGCCCGAGAGTCTCCTCGGCCCCGAGAGCGTCTGCTATCTCGGCGGCATCGGGACCGACATCAGCTTCGATCTGGCGATGATCGAGCGATTCGGCTGCCGGGTGTGGGGGATCGACCCGACGCCGAAGGCACTGGACTGGCTCGGCGACCAGACGCTGCCGGAGCAGTTCAGCTTCCTGCCCGTCGGGCTCGCGGGTGAGCGCGGAGAGCTGAAGTTCTTCCTGCCCGAGAACCCCGAGCACGTCTCGGCCTCGGTCAAGAACCTGCAGAACACCGGCGACTACTTCACCGCTCCGGTGCAGACGATCGCCCAGACGATGGAGGCGCTCGGGCACGACCACGTCGACCTCGTGAAGCTGGACATCGAGGGTGCGGAGCACGAGACGATCCGCCGGATGCTCGCGGACGGCATCCACCCGAAGGTCCTGCTCGTCGAGTACGACCAGCCCGAGCCGGTCGCGTGGCCGCGCGCGACGACGCGACTGCTGCGTGAGAACGGCTATCGGCTGGTCAAGCTCGAGAAGCTCAACCTCACGTTCGTGCGGCAGGAGGAGCCTGTCCGGCACGCCGGCTGA
- a CDS encoding FkbM family methyltransferase, with protein sequence MLSRTRSHVLLAPFRVHNYRTLRRSLRAYTNPISTLYRYVSNRGDYPVEIGVRTPVGPVRVTAPTFHDLRTINEVFCRGDYAVGPDVRVVVDVGANIGISALFFLTRNESSRVYCFEPSPINAPRLRAALAPFGDRAAISETALSDRDGVFEFNAEPVGRYSGLVAPGYARDLVNVVQVQTVNISDALDEILQVESFIDVLKIDTEGSEEAILRSIRPDLLPKIGEMFVEVNLDEPLFPDHFTQVSRPDGIAHFRAREH encoded by the coding sequence ATGCTGTCGCGAACGCGGTCCCACGTTCTGCTCGCGCCCTTCCGGGTCCACAACTACCGGACCTTGCGACGCAGTCTCCGGGCGTACACGAACCCGATCAGCACGCTGTACCGGTACGTCTCGAACCGCGGCGACTATCCGGTCGAGATCGGGGTGCGGACGCCCGTCGGCCCGGTCAGGGTCACGGCGCCGACGTTCCACGACCTCCGGACGATCAACGAGGTCTTCTGCCGCGGGGACTACGCGGTCGGCCCCGATGTCAGGGTCGTCGTCGACGTGGGCGCGAACATCGGCATCAGCGCCCTGTTCTTCCTGACCCGGAACGAGAGCAGCCGGGTCTACTGCTTCGAGCCGTCTCCGATCAACGCGCCGCGCCTGCGGGCCGCGCTCGCCCCCTTCGGCGACCGCGCCGCCATCAGCGAGACGGCCCTCTCGGACCGGGACGGTGTCTTCGAGTTCAATGCCGAGCCCGTCGGACGCTACTCCGGTCTGGTCGCCCCCGGGTACGCGCGCGACCTGGTGAACGTGGTGCAGGTCCAGACCGTCAACATCAGCGACGCCCTGGACGAGATCCTCCAGGTCGAGTCGTTCATCGACGTGCTGAAGATCGACACCGAGGGCAGCGAGGAGGCCATCTTGCGCTCCATCCGCCCCGACCTCCTGCCGAAGATCGGCGAGATGTTCGTCGAGGTGAACCTCGACGAGCCGCTCTTCCCGGACCACTTCACCCAGGTCAGTCGTCCCGACGGCATCGCTCACTTCCGCGCCCGCGAGCACTGA
- a CDS encoding glycosyltransferase family 4 protein, with translation MTLRVAVVTHSDVEGGAEIYLQRLYRELPEVEVKVFGRLPGWDGAADELELSPKWSRSTLASGWLRLRRERRRVRDAVERFAPDVIHLQFKREQIGFTRVLSEIAPVVWTEHGVMPRAMRIALGSMYRRAARHATSVITVSDAVGRQVAPVVGDDKVRVIENGVDATAAAIASAAARELARHELGIGEGPVAVWVGRLDVGKRPGLAIEILNAWDGNLVIAGDGPLRDEVERGAAANPRVHYVGRVDPAALYRAADVLLMTSDGRSEGLPYVILEAAAFGVPAVATDIDVFRDPVLASGGAVVSGVAPVAWAEAADRLTGDPSRRSTVRAWAQEHDLPRWRDRHREVFEAAVVGSGPG, from the coding sequence ATGACGCTGCGCGTGGCGGTCGTGACGCACTCCGACGTCGAGGGAGGAGCCGAGATCTACCTGCAGCGGCTGTACCGCGAGCTCCCGGAGGTCGAGGTGAAGGTCTTCGGCCGGCTTCCCGGCTGGGACGGGGCCGCGGACGAGCTGGAGCTGAGTCCGAAATGGAGTCGCAGCACCCTCGCGTCGGGATGGCTCCGGCTGCGCCGCGAGCGGCGCCGGGTGCGCGATGCGGTGGAGCGGTTCGCGCCCGATGTCATCCACCTGCAGTTCAAGCGCGAGCAGATCGGGTTCACCCGGGTTCTCTCCGAGATCGCGCCCGTGGTGTGGACGGAGCACGGAGTCATGCCGCGGGCCATGCGCATCGCACTGGGATCGATGTACCGACGGGCCGCGAGGCACGCGACCTCGGTGATCACCGTGTCCGATGCGGTGGGGCGGCAGGTGGCGCCGGTCGTGGGTGACGACAAGGTCCGCGTCATCGAGAACGGCGTCGATGCGACCGCCGCCGCGATCGCGTCGGCGGCCGCGCGTGAGCTCGCCCGTCACGAGCTGGGTATCGGCGAGGGACCGGTGGCCGTGTGGGTCGGCCGCCTGGACGTCGGCAAGCGGCCGGGTCTGGCGATCGAGATCCTCAACGCCTGGGACGGCAACCTCGTGATCGCGGGGGACGGGCCACTGCGCGACGAGGTGGAGCGCGGCGCGGCGGCGAACCCCCGCGTGCACTACGTCGGACGCGTCGATCCCGCGGCGCTCTACCGGGCGGCCGACGTCCTGCTGATGACCTCGGACGGCCGATCAGAGGGCCTGCCGTACGTGATCCTCGAGGCGGCGGCGTTCGGAGTCCCGGCCGTGGCCACGGACATCGACGTCTTCCGCGATCCGGTCCTGGCGTCGGGCGGCGCGGTCGTCTCCGGGGTGGCGCCGGTCGCCTGGGCAGAGGCCGCGGACCGTCTGACGGGGGATCCGTCCCGTCGGTCGACGGTGCGAGCCTGGGCGCAGGAGCACGACCTCCCACGCTGGAGGGACCGGCACCGAGAGGTCTTCGAAGCCGCAGTCGTCGGCTCCGGACCGGGCTGA
- a CDS encoding glycosyltransferase family 2 protein, with protein MLLSVVTVTHNSAGVLPTFLEGLGELAPESVEIIVVDSGSADLPQVERAVERVGGVLVAAPDNVGYGFGSNLGARLASGTWVAFVNPDVTVSAGDLLRLVEVARSHGLSVVGPTLRNAVGEAPPSARPLIEPLWRRPSWEFPEDGSVVLAPSMSGCCMVVRADRFREIGGFDPRYFMFAEETDLHLRLRESGDAVGVSREIVAYTEGGGSSEGVTSSWAVVQRCVSRVVYSFTNLSVPAGIVDLGWRVLQLLSGRDAPRRAALSQFSRELLRTRRLARRDPETYVRTVRVQDHRPTSGTTQAAG; from the coding sequence ATGCTCCTGTCGGTCGTCACGGTGACGCACAACTCCGCGGGGGTCCTGCCGACGTTCCTCGAGGGGCTGGGCGAGCTCGCGCCGGAATCGGTCGAGATCATCGTCGTCGACTCCGGGTCCGCGGACCTGCCGCAGGTGGAGCGCGCGGTCGAGCGCGTCGGCGGCGTGCTGGTGGCCGCCCCGGACAACGTCGGCTACGGCTTCGGCTCGAACCTCGGAGCACGGTTGGCCTCCGGCACCTGGGTCGCCTTCGTCAACCCGGACGTGACCGTCTCGGCCGGCGACCTGCTGCGGTTGGTCGAGGTCGCCCGCAGCCACGGCCTCAGCGTCGTCGGCCCGACGCTCCGCAACGCGGTGGGTGAGGCACCCCCGTCCGCGCGACCGCTGATCGAGCCGCTCTGGCGCAGGCCCTCGTGGGAGTTCCCCGAGGACGGCTCGGTCGTGCTGGCGCCCAGCATGAGCGGTTGCTGCATGGTCGTGCGGGCCGACCGCTTCCGCGAGATCGGGGGCTTCGATCCGCGGTACTTCATGTTCGCCGAGGAGACCGACCTCCATCTGCGGCTTCGCGAGTCCGGCGACGCGGTGGGAGTGTCGCGCGAGATCGTCGCGTACACCGAGGGCGGCGGAAGCTCCGAGGGCGTCACGTCGAGCTGGGCCGTCGTCCAGCGCTGTGTCTCTCGGGTGGTCTACTCCTTCACGAACCTCTCCGTGCCGGCGGGCATCGTGGATCTGGGATGGCGCGTCCTGCAGCTGCTGAGCGGCCGGGACGCTCCCCGCCGCGCAGCGCTCAGCCAGTTCTCGCGCGAGCTGCTCAGGACACGCCGGCTGGCCCGGCGAGACCCGGAGACGTACGTGCGCACCGTGCGCGTGCAGGACCATCGCCCGACCTCGGGGACGACACAGGCGGCCGGATGA
- a CDS encoding glycosyltransferase, producing the protein MTKSVMLDGRLLVRGPSGVGDVAAGLHAGLVDLHRSGAIRLQVAVDQPTTQFEATVLPPRGFMHWHLPRAARRAESDLIVVPRQTRPIISSVPVRPVIHDVGFLSMPEEYLDARAITLSTRYAMRRSKVAVVSEFTLQEMRAQGFHGGASVLPIQAVHRVERREGAGAPYLLTVGVQNRHKNLARLVQAWDLADTGDFELRICARPGNAAREFEEALERSTKRQSVRVVGGLSQDEYLAMLGECHAYVQPSLYEGLGIPLLDVAAAGIPVIGSELGNTGSVLEPSEVGLTFDPLRPDEMARAIERVLHDAAYREAASQWQMQNIAMTDWRAVAQAAIG; encoded by the coding sequence GTGACGAAGTCCGTGATGCTGGACGGGCGACTCCTCGTCCGCGGTCCCAGCGGAGTCGGGGACGTCGCCGCCGGCCTGCATGCCGGTCTCGTGGATCTGCATCGATCCGGCGCCATCCGCCTGCAGGTGGCCGTCGACCAGCCGACCACGCAGTTCGAGGCCACCGTCCTTCCGCCGCGAGGATTCATGCACTGGCACCTGCCCCGCGCCGCGAGGAGGGCCGAGTCCGATCTGATCGTGGTGCCGCGGCAGACCCGCCCGATCATCTCGTCGGTGCCGGTCAGGCCCGTCATCCACGACGTCGGCTTCCTGAGCATGCCCGAGGAGTACCTGGACGCGCGGGCGATCACCCTGAGCACGAGGTACGCGATGCGCCGGTCGAAGGTCGCGGTGGTCTCGGAGTTCACGCTGCAGGAGATGCGCGCCCAGGGATTCCACGGCGGCGCCTCGGTCCTGCCGATCCAGGCGGTCCACCGCGTCGAACGTCGAGAAGGCGCCGGCGCTCCGTATCTGTTGACCGTCGGCGTCCAGAACCGGCACAAGAACCTGGCGCGCCTCGTCCAGGCGTGGGACCTGGCCGACACCGGGGACTTCGAGCTGCGGATCTGCGCCAGGCCCGGGAACGCTGCCCGGGAGTTCGAGGAGGCCCTCGAGCGGTCGACCAAGCGACAGTCCGTGCGCGTCGTGGGAGGACTGAGCCAGGACGAGTACCTGGCGATGCTCGGCGAGTGTCACGCCTACGTGCAGCCCTCCCTCTACGAGGGTCTCGGCATTCCGCTGCTCGACGTGGCGGCTGCCGGCATCCCGGTCATCGGCAGCGAGCTGGGCAACACCGGCTCGGTCCTGGAGCCGTCCGAGGTCGGTCTGACGTTCGACCCGTTGCGTCCCGACGAGATGGCGCGAGCCATCGAGAGGGTCCTGCACGATGCCGCGTACCGCGAGGCCGCCTCGCAGTGGCAGATGCAGAACATCGCGATGACCGATTGGCGGGCCGTCGCGCAGGCGGCCATAGGCTAG
- a CDS encoding glycosyltransferase, with amino-acid sequence MDQPDYDLVVVGFNSERFVPRLAEAWRDATHLAQLVFVDNAPIPTTIEAVSTQAWPVEPLTVAVPTNPGFGGGVNRGVAALVEASPYVVVANPDLLVREEHILAVIAELEGDERRAVGGVQLVTSDGRRVSSARAFPTVGSLAARRVEDIDLSARSREVDWICGAFMVWRREWFDRVGGFDGRFFLYYEDVDICRAVRAAGGISWAVSGFQVIHDQGHGEETSEALRAQSRAAKVIYARKWLGAAGVAAARWGNAMERLRAVARRILR; translated from the coding sequence GTGGACCAGCCTGACTACGACCTGGTCGTCGTCGGCTTCAACTCGGAGCGTTTCGTTCCGCGCCTGGCCGAGGCATGGCGCGACGCGACCCACCTCGCGCAGCTGGTCTTCGTCGACAACGCGCCGATCCCGACCACCATCGAAGCCGTGAGCACGCAGGCCTGGCCGGTCGAGCCGCTGACGGTGGCCGTTCCGACCAACCCGGGATTCGGCGGGGGCGTCAACCGTGGGGTGGCTGCCCTCGTCGAGGCCAGTCCGTACGTCGTCGTGGCCAATCCCGACCTGCTGGTCCGGGAGGAGCACATCCTCGCCGTGATCGCCGAGCTGGAAGGAGATGAGCGCCGCGCGGTCGGGGGAGTGCAGCTCGTGACCTCCGACGGGCGCCGGGTGTCCAGCGCCCGCGCCTTCCCCACGGTGGGATCACTCGCCGCACGCCGGGTCGAGGACATCGACCTCAGCGCGCGCTCGCGCGAGGTGGACTGGATCTGCGGCGCGTTCATGGTGTGGAGGCGCGAGTGGTTCGATCGCGTCGGCGGTTTCGATGGGCGGTTCTTCCTGTACTACGAGGACGTCGACATCTGCCGGGCCGTTCGCGCCGCCGGCGGGATCTCGTGGGCCGTCTCCGGGTTCCAGGTCATCCACGACCAGGGTCACGGAGAAGAGACCAGTGAGGCGCTGCGTGCGCAGAGTCGTGCCGCCAAGGTGATCTACGCCCGCAAGTGGCTGGGCGCCGCGGGGGTCGCGGCTGCCCGCTGGGGCAACGCGATGGAACGGCTCCGGGCCGTGGCGAGGAGGATTCTCAGGTGA
- a CDS encoding lipopolysaccharide biosynthesis protein, with protein sequence MSRSLLGRRLANPSSVLLLSTLVSYAVAFITGAIQARLLGPVGRGELATAVVPATLIALLATFNTQDYFANRSAVGDDPRRLVRESAGISLVLGAVLVPVYVLAVSVIHDPLSHVWWIFVGYALVLPLTLFTTNTVWIATGRERWATVAWSRMLPGLLLALGLGIAAFLGAGVLGVGATVVVTGTLGPLLALAWARMIPLGRPSLTALGAAWRFGLKAWPASTIWLFSQRIDALLVTVIATKDEVGFYVVAVSIASVLMAVSNAIGLPARNFAAQGNFVAVRKRFAISLVATAAAGCVLSAVIPFLVPVVFGAAFEPVNQIAWILIAAQVPLAGATVLSFALVGSGHPSRPLVAVTLGLATAVGAIFGLYPVLGVEGIAVASLLGAVVTFICLLVEAQRISHVFSLRRSTRNQSAADAAER encoded by the coding sequence GTGTCGCGCAGTCTCCTGGGCAGACGGCTCGCCAACCCGAGCTCGGTCCTGCTGCTCTCCACTCTCGTCTCGTACGCGGTGGCCTTCATCACCGGTGCGATCCAGGCCCGGCTGCTCGGACCGGTGGGCCGTGGTGAATTGGCGACCGCGGTCGTCCCGGCCACCCTCATCGCACTTCTGGCGACGTTCAACACCCAGGACTACTTCGCCAACCGCTCCGCGGTCGGGGACGACCCCCGCCGGCTGGTGCGGGAGTCGGCGGGCATCTCCCTGGTGCTGGGGGCGGTGCTGGTCCCGGTCTACGTCCTCGCGGTCTCGGTCATCCACGACCCCCTGAGCCACGTCTGGTGGATCTTCGTGGGGTACGCGCTGGTGCTGCCCCTCACGCTGTTCACCACCAACACGGTGTGGATCGCCACCGGGCGCGAGCGATGGGCGACCGTCGCCTGGAGCCGGATGCTGCCGGGCCTGCTCCTGGCCCTCGGGCTGGGCATCGCGGCGTTTCTGGGCGCGGGCGTCCTCGGCGTCGGTGCGACGGTGGTGGTCACCGGGACGCTGGGTCCGCTGCTCGCGCTCGCCTGGGCCCGGATGATCCCGCTCGGCCGTCCGAGCCTCACCGCTCTGGGGGCGGCGTGGCGCTTCGGGCTGAAGGCCTGGCCGGCGAGCACGATCTGGTTGTTCTCCCAGCGGATCGACGCGCTCCTGGTGACCGTCATCGCCACCAAGGACGAGGTGGGCTTCTACGTCGTCGCGGTGAGCATCGCCTCCGTCCTGATGGCCGTCTCGAACGCCATCGGCCTCCCGGCCCGGAACTTCGCGGCGCAGGGCAACTTCGTCGCGGTCCGCAAGCGCTTCGCGATCTCCCTCGTGGCCACGGCAGCGGCGGGCTGTGTGCTGTCCGCGGTGATCCCCTTCCTCGTTCCCGTGGTCTTCGGCGCCGCGTTCGAGCCGGTCAACCAGATCGCCTGGATCCTGATCGCCGCCCAGGTGCCGCTCGCCGGAGCGACCGTGCTCAGCTTCGCGCTGGTCGGCTCGGGACACCCCTCGCGTCCTCTCGTCGCCGTCACGCTGGGCCTGGCCACGGCCGTCGGCGCGATCTTCGGGCTCTACCCCGTCCTCGGGGTCGAGGGGATCGCCGTCGCCTCTCTGCTGGGAGCCGTGGTCACCTTCATCTGTCTGCTGGTCGAGGCGCAGCGGATCTCGCACGTCTTCTCGCTCCGGCGTTCCACCCGCAACCAGTCCGCGGCCGATGCCGCAGAGAGGTGA
- a CDS encoding acyltransferase codes for MGAKRLYRDLTLNGLARSSLLPRALRFRLLRALGMDIPGWTAIMPGCWFGGTDVHIGDGTTVNYGVFFDTAAPITIGERCDIGMEAMLCTSTHEKGGPDRRAGKAGGAPIVIEDGVWIGTRALIMPGVRVGSGCIIAAGAVVTSDCEPHRVYAGVPATAKSSLPEAG; via the coding sequence ATGGGGGCGAAACGCTTGTACCGCGACCTGACCCTCAACGGGCTCGCTCGGTCGAGCCTCCTGCCCCGAGCCCTGCGATTCCGGCTGCTCCGAGCCCTCGGCATGGACATCCCCGGGTGGACGGCGATCATGCCGGGGTGCTGGTTCGGCGGCACCGACGTGCACATCGGCGACGGCACGACCGTCAACTACGGCGTCTTCTTCGACACCGCCGCGCCGATCACGATCGGCGAACGGTGCGACATCGGCATGGAGGCCATGCTGTGCACCAGCACGCATGAGAAGGGCGGTCCGGACCGGCGCGCGGGAAAGGCCGGCGGCGCACCGATCGTGATCGAGGACGGCGTGTGGATCGGGACGCGGGCGCTCATCATGCCCGGCGTCCGGGTGGGATCCGGCTGCATCATCGCCGCGGGCGCCGTGGTGACCTCGGACTGTGAGCCGCATCGTGTCTACGCCGGCGTGCCGGCCACCGCGAAGTCATCGCTGCCCGAGGCCGGGTAG